A DNA window from Candidatus Protochlamydia naegleriophila contains the following coding sequences:
- the tal gene encoding transaldolase, with product MKKNKLDQLKSMTTVVIDTGDIEAIKQYAPTDATTNPSLILSAVEKPVYKPLMDDAYNYSKKAKTGEEQLSLMMDKLFVNVGTEILKLVPGRVSTEVDARLSFDVEGSIHKAQSLIALYKEMGVPRERILIKLASTWEGGLAAKELEKMGIRCNMTLLFSMPQAIHCAEAKATLISPFVGRILDWYKKHDNVAGYAPAEDPGVISVTSIYYYFKKFGYPTQVMGASFRNKEEIIELAGCDLLTISPQFLKELHEAEGELERKLDAAKAEAMDIPRIKMDEKTFRLMLNDDAMATEKLSEGIRNFAKDAVKLEKMIRSTYKIG from the coding sequence ATGAAAAAAAATAAATTGGATCAGCTGAAAAGCATGACGACGGTTGTCATCGATACGGGTGATATTGAGGCCATCAAGCAATATGCCCCAACCGACGCTACAACCAATCCCTCTCTCATTCTCTCCGCAGTTGAAAAACCTGTCTATAAACCTTTGATGGATGATGCCTACAATTACAGCAAAAAAGCCAAAACCGGCGAAGAACAGCTTTCCCTAATGATGGACAAGCTATTCGTCAATGTGGGAACAGAAATTCTCAAACTCGTTCCTGGTAGGGTCTCTACCGAAGTAGATGCGCGCCTCTCATTTGACGTCGAGGGAAGCATCCATAAGGCCCAGTCTCTCATCGCCCTGTACAAAGAAATGGGCGTGCCACGTGAGCGCATTTTAATCAAACTCGCCTCAACATGGGAAGGGGGCCTGGCAGCAAAAGAACTCGAAAAAATGGGCATCCGCTGCAACATGACGCTTCTTTTCAGCATGCCGCAAGCCATTCACTGCGCTGAAGCAAAAGCAACTCTCATTTCTCCATTCGTTGGGCGCATTTTAGACTGGTATAAAAAACATGACAACGTGGCAGGCTATGCCCCAGCCGAAGATCCGGGCGTCATTTCAGTCACATCCATTTATTACTACTTCAAGAAGTTTGGCTACCCAACGCAAGTGATGGGTGCAAGCTTCCGCAATAAAGAAGAGATTATAGAGCTCGCCGGCTGCGATCTCTTGACCATTTCTCCCCAATTCTTGAAAGAGTTGCATGAAGCTGAAGGTGAACTCGAGCGCAAACTCGACGCTGCCAAAGCCGAAGCCATGGACATCCCGCGCATTAAGATGGACGAAAAAACCTTTAGGCTCATGCTAAATGACGACGCAATGGCAACCGAAAAGCTATCCGAAGGCATACGCAACTTCGCCAAGGATGCTGTGAAGCTGGAAAAAATGATTCGCTCGACCTATAAAATCGGCTAA
- a CDS encoding U-box domain-containing protein, which translates to MNFIGITARLPIIHDIPVQDLWKPPIYALTAYLGTVLLRKIVPLEPEADRRPILPKYFRMIHLDFNSIKRQCRNFYTQSQIFLEYNLPIAVFIVAIKTLKSRNIVVKEEVSLAILLLAYCTFSAFMRISIGAALIILASFLPRHNAYLTKVAQLSEKVACLMDREFRKCVPTVRVGGIDAWREINRPADLLSFQIDYEGIPEAHRGNAVFACYTCDLTGMPMRFPVTAPNRNGERKYQFERSAIIEWLRGHRTNPVNGELLRLHEVRENLQMRQLIEQEMRNVGLL; encoded by the coding sequence ATGAATTTTATAGGTATAACGGCCCGGCTTCCTATCATTCACGATATTCCCGTTCAAGATCTATGGAAACCGCCAATCTATGCTCTGACGGCTTATTTAGGGACTGTTCTCTTAAGGAAAATAGTTCCTTTAGAGCCAGAAGCTGATCGAAGGCCTATATTGCCTAAATATTTTCGAATGATTCATCTTGATTTTAACTCTATTAAAAGGCAATGCCGAAATTTCTATACACAGAGTCAGATTTTTTTAGAATACAATCTACCCATAGCAGTTTTTATTGTAGCAATCAAAACTTTGAAAAGCAGAAATATTGTAGTAAAAGAGGAGGTTTCATTGGCAATTCTGTTATTAGCCTACTGTACCTTTTCCGCTTTCATGCGTATCTCAATAGGTGCTGCTCTGATAATACTTGCAAGCTTTTTGCCAAGACATAATGCGTATTTAACAAAAGTAGCTCAGTTGAGTGAAAAAGTTGCTTGTTTAATGGATAGAGAATTTAGAAAATGTGTACCAACGGTCCGCGTAGGAGGTATTGATGCATGGCGCGAAATAAATCGACCAGCGGATCTGCTTTCATTCCAAATAGACTATGAAGGAATTCCGGAAGCTCATCGCGGCAATGCTGTTTTTGCATGCTATACGTGTGATTTAACTGGAATGCCCATGCGTTTTCCTGTAACGGCTCCGAATCGCAATGGAGAGAGAAAGTATCAGTTTGAAAGGAGCGCCATTATAGAATGGCTTCGCGGACATCGAACAAATCCTGTCAATGGAGAGCTTCTTCGCCTCCATGAGGTACGCGAAAACTTACAAATGCGCCAACTGATTGAACAAGAAATGAGAAACGTTGGCCTTTTATAG
- the tnpA gene encoding IS200/IS605 family transposase translates to MSHSCIENYLHIIFSTKNRQPFIVPEIEARLHSYIVGISKMQKVPVLKINGMEDHIHILLKLHPSVALATLIKEFKVYSTAWMKRSGYPGFAWQEGYGGFSYSKSMLDSVIHYIENQKRHHRQISFKDEIELLKKKWGVE, encoded by the coding sequence ATGTCACATAGCTGTATCGAAAATTATTTACACATTATTTTTTCTACAAAAAATCGGCAACCTTTCATTGTTCCTGAAATTGAGGCACGCCTTCATTCTTATATTGTGGGAATTTCAAAAATGCAAAAGGTTCCCGTCTTAAAGATCAATGGAATGGAAGATCACATCCATATTTTGTTGAAACTCCATCCATCAGTTGCTCTTGCCACACTCATTAAGGAATTTAAGGTCTATAGTACAGCATGGATGAAAAGATCTGGATATCCTGGTTTTGCTTGGCAAGAAGGATATGGAGGATTTTCTTATTCTAAATCCATGCTTGATTCTGTCATTCACTATATTGAAAATCAAAAGCGCCACCATCGCCAGATAAGTTTTAAAGATGAAATCGAGCTCCTCAAGAAAAAATGGGGTGTGGAGTGA
- a CDS encoding U-box domain-containing protein, whose product MNSIKNGCYWLMRGLWFCREVGDLADDVQKLQENYQDQVVNASDVVKVACQIGTVAFDFYVTKKDWEAPDLEHKIQIKQGDVEKIQKELEKNKATSARLQAMALGTSILHDQLEEGKSTWNQCTIARLIGFVRKNGEVPIEQRMIGSVACLPVMTVGALTVDACVRGFDAWYEIYGQHANHISFEVNYEGIPEAHRDNAVFGRYTCDLTGRPMRFPVTAPNHNGERNHHFERSAIIEWLRGHRTNPVNGVPLRLHELRENLQMRQLIEQEMTNVGIL is encoded by the coding sequence ATGAATAGCATAAAAAACGGTTGTTACTGGCTGATGAGAGGTCTTTGGTTTTGCAGAGAGGTAGGAGATTTAGCTGATGACGTTCAAAAGTTGCAAGAGAATTATCAAGATCAGGTGGTTAATGCTTCTGATGTGGTAAAAGTAGCTTGCCAAATAGGAACAGTGGCTTTCGATTTTTATGTAACGAAAAAAGATTGGGAGGCTCCTGATCTCGAGCATAAAATACAAATTAAGCAGGGGGATGTCGAGAAGATTCAAAAAGAACTGGAGAAAAATAAAGCTACGTCTGCAAGGCTTCAAGCGATGGCTCTTGGTACTTCTATTTTACATGATCAATTGGAAGAAGGTAAAAGCACGTGGAATCAATGTACAATTGCGCGATTGATTGGTTTTGTCAGGAAGAATGGCGAAGTCCCCATAGAGCAAAGGATGATTGGATCTGTGGCCTGTTTACCTGTCATGACAGTAGGAGCGCTTACAGTTGATGCCTGTGTAAGAGGTTTTGATGCATGGTACGAAATATATGGGCAACATGCGAATCACATCTCATTCGAAGTAAACTATGAAGGAATTCCCGAAGCTCATCGCGACAATGCTGTTTTTGGACGCTATACGTGCGATTTAACTGGAAGGCCCATGCGTTTTCCTGTAACAGCTCCGAATCACAATGGAGAGAGAAATCATCATTTTGAAAGGAGCGCCATTATAGAATGGCTTCGTGGGCATCGAACAAATCCAGTCAATGGAGTGCCTCTTCGTCTCCATGAGCTACGTGAAAACTTACAAATGCGTCAGCTAATCGAACAAGAAATGACAAACGTGGGCATTTTATAG